The genomic interval CCACCAGGGACGCGTTCTTCCTGGTCCAGGAGACCAACATCGGCATCACCGCCGAGGTGGGCCAGCTGCAGCGGCTGCCGAAGGTCATGCCCGAGGGCGTCGCGCGCGAGATGGCCTACCGGGGAATGCGCCTGCCGGCCGCCCGCGCCGAGTCCGTCGGGTTCGTCAACGCGGTGTTCGACGACCACGAAGCCCTGCTGACCGGGGTGTCGGAGATCGCCCGGGAGATCGCCGCGAAAAGCCCGCTCGCGGTCTGGGGCTCGAAGCACTCCCTGAACCACGCCCGCGACCACGCGGTCGACGACGGGCTCGACCTCGTCGCGTTGTGGCAGGCCGGCATGTACCACCCGGACGACTGCCTGGAGAGCCTGAGCGCTCAGCGGGAACAACGCGCCCCGGCCTTCGAGGATCTCCGGCCGGCGCCCTGATCCCGCACGGCCGAGTACACGGCCGAGT from Parafrankia irregularis carries:
- a CDS encoding enoyl-CoA hydratase-related protein translates to MSLTCFDVRYEDGVAHLRLNRPERKNSLIPSFWAELRTLVEEIDREARARVIVISSTGRHFCAGLDLGVFDGGMFRASGGGDEPGRKRAVLYQGIRLLQETFTALERARVPVIAAIQGGCVGAGLGMVSACDLRYATRDAFFLVQETNIGITAEVGQLQRLPKVMPEGVAREMAYRGMRLPAARAESVGFVNAVFDDHEALLTGVSEIAREIAAKSPLAVWGSKHSLNHARDHAVDDGLDLVALWQAGMYHPDDCLESLSAQREQRAPAFEDLRPAP